In the Ipomoea triloba cultivar NCNSP0323 chromosome 6, ASM357664v1 genome, one interval contains:
- the LOC116022590 gene encoding mevalonate kinase-like — MEVRARAPAKIILAGEHAVVHGSTAVAAAIDLYTYVSLSFPIPSENDETLKLQLKDVSLEFSWPVARIRDAFPNLDSSVATSPSSCSLETLKSIASLVEEQKIPEANIGLVSGVSAFLWLYTSIHGCKPAKAVVHSELPMGAGLGSSAALCVAFSAAMLSLSDSVSMDFSHQAWQVFRDTELQLINKWAFEGEKIIHGKPSGVDNTVSTYGNLIKFKSGDLTRLKTNMPMKMLITNTRVGRNTKALVASVSERALRHPSAMASVFDAVDSISNEVATIIQSPVGDDLAITEKEEKLGELMEMNQGLLQCMGVSHSSIETVLRTTEKYKLCSKLIGAGGGGCVLTLLPTLLSGTVVDKVIAELETCGFQCLIAGIGGNGVEVSFTGSSS, encoded by the exons ATGGAGGTAAGAGCAAGAGCGCCAGCAAAAATCATACTGGCCGGAGAACATGCGGTGGTGCATGGATCCACTGCTGTGGCAGCCGCCATCGATCTGTATACCTATGTCTCTTTAAGCTTCCCTATTCCCTCTG AAAATGATGAAACACTGAAACTCCAACTTAAGGATGTGTCCTTAGAATTTTCTTGGCCAGTTGCAAGAATTAGAGATGCTTTTCCAAATCTTGATAGTAGTGTTGCTACCTCTCCTTCATCATGCTCATTGGAGACACTTAAATCAATTGCTTCTTTGGTGGAAGAACAGAAAATTCCTGAGGCCAATATCGGACTTGTGTCTGGTGTCTCAGCTTTCCTCTGGTTGTATACCTCTATTCATGG ATGCAAACCAGCAAAAGCAGTTGTCCATTCTGAGCTCCCAATGGGAGCAGGTCTGGGATCATCTGCTGCCCTCTGTGTTGCATTCTCAGCTGCCATGCTCTCTTTGTCAGATTCTGTTAGTATGGATTTCAGCCACCAAGCTTGGCAAGTATTTAGAGACACTGAACTGCAATTGATAAACAAGTGGGCTTTTGAGGGCGAAAAGATAATCCATGGGAAGCCATCTGGGGTTGACAATACTGTAAGCACATATG GGAACTTGATCAAATTTAAGTCTGGTGATTTGACACGCCTCAAGACTAACATGCCAATGAAAATGCTAATCACTAATACAAGAGTTGGCAGAAATACAAAGGCATTAGTTGCTAGTGTCTCAGAGAGGGCACTGAGGCATCCTAGTGCCATGGCTTCTGTCTTTGATGCTGTAGATTCCATAAGCAATGAAGTAGCTACTATTATCCAGTCACCTGTTGGTGATGATCTTGCAATAACTGAGAAGGAAGAAAAATTGGGAGAGTTGATGGAGATGAACCAAGGGTTGCTACAGTGCATGGGTGTAAGTCATTCCTCAATAGAAACTGTGCTTCGAACAACAGAGAAGTACAAATTATGCTCCAAATTAATTGGAGCTGGTGGTGGAGGTTGCGTTTTGACACTGCTACCAACTT TGCTATCAGGAACAGTTGTTGATAAGGTGATAGCTGAGTTAGAGACATGTGGGTTCCAGTGTCTAATTGCTGGAATTGGTGGAAATGGCGTGGAGGTTTCTTTCACTGGATCTTCCTCATAA
- the LOC116022614 gene encoding uncharacterized protein LOC116022614 produces the protein MAMVSNSSSSFRKTQMPQSQILCRKKEKDKGGQNHQPYKVIEITPPPKNLGIRCFPSNLQCGESVTIEGRAYTISSVTHRYQLRKGKYEPSEKRLDVLSTGRYILNLYLENLLQQS, from the exons ATGGCGATGGTGTCCAACTCTTCTTCCTCATTTCGAAAG ACTCAGATGCCCCAATCCCAAATACTATGCCGGAAGAAAGAGAAGGACAAAGGGGGCCAAAACCACCAGCCCTATAAAGTCATCGAAATCACTCCTCCGCCCAAGAATCTTGGCATTCGCTGCTTCCCCTCT AACTTGCAGTGTGGAGAAAGCGTAACAATTGAAGGGCGAGCTTACACGATATCCTCTGTAACTCATCGCTACCAGCTCCGGAAAGGGAAGTATGAACCTAGTGAGAAGAGGCTTGATGTGTTATCAACTGGAAGATACATCTTAAATTTGTATTTGGAAAATTTGCTACAGCAATCTTGA
- the LOC116022569 gene encoding guanine nucleotide-binding protein-like NSN1 translates to MVKKSKKSKSKRVSLKNKYKVIRKVKEHHKKKAKEAKKAQKSGLHRKKVEKDPGIPNEWPFKEQELKALEDRRNRALEELEQKKAARKERAKKRKLGLLEDDDLSKLADMASMKEQKFVGETIDDGFAAIGKKHDNSDRAFYKELVKVIEASDVILEVLDARDPLGTRCIDMEKMVMRSGHDKHLVLLLNKIDLVPREAVEKWLKYLREELPTVAFKCNTQEQKSNLSWKSSKAGKTTNLLQTSDCLGAETLIKLLKNYSRSHEIKKSITVGVIGLPNVGKSSLINSLKRSHVVNVGSTPGLTRSMQEVQLDKNVKLLDCPGVVMLRSAENDASIALRNCKRIEKLDDPIGPVKEILKLCPAATLVTLYKVPNFETADDFLQKVATIRGRLKKGGIVDIDAAARIVLHDWNEGKIPYYTMPPKRDEVQHSEVKVVSELGKEFNVDEVYGSECSFIGSLKSVNEFNPVEVPSNCPLSFDENMVENNPQPPPTNGEEDHQLVDNGDESMGLGEEDSGATRTKTGSSKQNERLYSEEGMLNTKMRKAEKRRRKKEKEPSSSMMEDGDDDYDFKVDYVKSKSSSAMDVSENNTVIADDDSNRNRFELPSGVTLENE, encoded by the exons ATGGTTAAGAAGAGCAAGA AGAGCAAGAGCAAGAGAGTATCTTTGAAGAACAAGTACAAGGTCATAAGGAAGGTGAAGGAACACCACAAGAAGAAAGCTAAAGAGGCCAAGAAGGCGCAGAAGTCGGGCCTCCACCGCAAGAAGGTTGAGAAGGACCCTGGTATCCCCAATGAATGGCCCTTCAAGGAACAGGAGCTCAAGGCTCTCGAAGATCGACGTAATCGAGCCCTTGAGGAACTGGAGCAGAAGAAAGCTGCCCGCAAAGAGAGG GCTAAGAAGAGAAAGTTGGGGCTCCTTGAAGATGATGATTTGTCAAAACTAGCAGACATGGCTTCTATGAAAGAGCAAAAGTTTGTTGGTGAAACTATTGATGACGGTTTTGCAGCAATTGGTAAAAAGCATG ATAACTCAGATCGGGCTTTCTACAAGGAATTAGTCAAAGTTATTGAAGCTTCTGATGTCATTTTGGAAGTCCTTGATGCCAGAGATCCACTTGGTACTCGTTGCATTGACATGGAAAAGATGGTTATGAGATCAGGACATGACAAACATCTTGTCTTGCTCCTTAATAAAATTG ATCTAGTCCCAAGGGAAGCTGTTGAAAAGTGGCTCAAGTATCTTCGAGAGGAATTACCAACAGTTGCTTTCAAATGCAACACTCAAGAGCAGAAGTCAAACTTGAGTTGGAAATCTTCAAAGGCTGGAAAGACCACCAATCTTTTGCAGACAAGCGATTGTCTTGGTGCTGAAACTCTTATAAAGTTGCTTAAAAATTACTCCAGAAGCCATGAG ATAAAGAAATCAATTACTGTGGGGGTTATTGGTCTACCCAATGTTGGCAAAAGCAGTTTGATTAATAGCTTGAAGAGATCACATGTTGTTAATGTTGGCTCTACACCAGGATTAACCAGATCCATGCAAGAAGTTCAATTAGACAAGAATGTTAAGCTTTTGGACTGCCCTGGAGTCGTGATGCTTAGATCTGCGGAGAATGATGCATCTATTGCTCTTCGTAATTGCAAGAGAATAGAGAAGTTAGATGACCCAATTGGTCCAG TGAAGGAGATTCTCAAACTCTGTCCTGCTGCAACACTGGTGACTCTGTACAAGGTTCCTAACTTCGAAACGGCAGATGATTTTCTTCAGAAGGTTGCCACTATAAGGGGTAGGCTTAAAAAGGGTGGCATTGTTGACATTGATGCAGCAGCTAGAATAGTTCTACATGACTGGAATGAGG GTAAAATTCCTTACTATACAATGCCTCCAAAGCGGGACGAGGTACAGCATTCAGAGGTAAAGGTTGTTTCAGAATTGGGGAAAGAATTCAATGTGGATGAAGTTTATGGCAGTGAATGTTCATTCATTGGCAGCCTCAAGTCTGTTAATGAATTCAACCCAGTTGAGGTTCCATCTAACTGTCCACTTAGTTTTGACGAGAACATGGTTGAG AACAATCCTCAACCACCACCGACTAACGGTGAAGAAGATCATCAACTTGTCGATAATGGAGATGAATCGATGGGTTTGGGAGAAGAGGATTCAGGTGCCACGAGAACCAAAACTGGCAGCAGCAAACAAAACGAGAGGTTATACAGTGAGGAGGGTATGCTTAATACCAAAATGAGAAAAGCCGAGAAAAGGAGGAGGAAAAAAGAGAAGGAGCCGTCATCGTCGATGATGGAAGACGGCGATGATGATTATGATTTCAAGGTAGATTATGTGAAAAGCAAGAGCAGCTCAGCAATGGATGTAAGTGAGAACAACACTGTCATTGCTGATGATGATAGTAATAGAAACAGATTTGAGCTACCTTCTGGGGTTACATTGGAGAACGAATGA
- the LOC116022566 gene encoding putative RNA polymerase II subunit B1 CTD phosphatase RPAP2 homolog → MTKTEATLVKDAVHKLQLCLLDGIQDENKLFAAASLMCRSDYQDVVTERTIVNMCGYPLCSNFLPSDRPHKGRYRISVREHKVYDLRETYMYCSTNCAVNSRAFASSFPEERSSTLHPSKLNEVLRLFEVPRLDSEVDLGRKGGLGSFELKIQEKVEVKSEASPEEWIGPSNAIEGYVPQMEKTIKPPQGSTPKHSQLNKKKNVIFDDTDFTSAIIIGGEYSISKLAGTSTALLDENIKEPTEKASNSYKDDQVTALGNQVGSLQIHDNDESKQSDKKISRISESVKNHITEASTDPYYNNLNTDGIRAGKMSDDGKDAAPKTTALKSSLKPSGAKKATRSITWADKKTDPNSRNSLTEFRESGDPENVSEKIGSKDIEEDDDYRFASAEACATALNQAAQAVASGSDVSCAVSEAGIIILPPPQEMDEVDCQENGQVLGAESNSQNWPTKPGLPNYNLFDSEDSWYDSPPEEFNLSLSPFSTMFMALFAWISSSSLAFIYGRDESAHGEYSFINGREYPRQIVLTDGRSAEIKQTLAGCLARALPGLVADLRLPVPISTLEKGMASLIDTMSFVDPLPSFRMKQWQLIVLLFLDALSICRIPLLTSYMTGRRILLPKVLDGAQISAEEYEIMKDLIIPLGRVPQFTMQSGA, encoded by the exons ATGACTAAGACAGAAGCAACCCTTGTGAAAGATGCTGTCCACAAGCTGCAACTTTGTCTTCTGGATGGCATTCAAGATGAGAATAAACTCTTTGCTGCTGCGTCTTTGATGTGTCGTAGTGATTATCAAGATGTTGTCACAGAAAGAACAATAGTAAACATGTGCGGTTATCCACTTTGCAGCAACTTTTTGCCATCGGATAGGCCTCACAAAGGTCGGTATCGTATTTCCGTGAGGGAGCATAAAGTATATGATCTTCGTGAAACCTACATGTACTGCTCAACAAATTGTGCTGTGAATAGTAGAGCATTTGCTAGTAGCTTTCCAGAAGAGAGAAGCTCCACTCTTCACCCTTCTAAACTTAATGAAGTCTTGCGGCTTTTTGAGGTTCCAAGATTGGACTCTGAAGTGGATCTTGGAAGAAAGGGAGGATTAGGATCGTTTGAATTAAAGATTCAGGAGAAAGTGGAAGTGAAGAGTGAAGCTTCTCCTGAAGAGTGGATTGGTCCATCAAATGCAATTGAAGGCTATGTTCCACAGATGGAGAAAACTATCAAGCCACCACAAG GATCTACGCCTAAGCATAGCCAGCTcaataagaagaaaaatgtgATTTTTGACGACACAGACTTCACTAGTGCCATAATTATTGGAGGTGAGTATAGCATTTCAAAGTTAGCTGGTACTTCAACAGCTCTTTTGGACGAGAACATTAAAGAACCAACAGAAAAAGCAAGTAATAGCTACAAAGATGATCAAGTTACTGCATTAGGAAATCAGGTCGGTTCTTTGCAAATCCATGACAATGATGAATCAAAACAGTCAGACAAAAAGATTAGTAGGATTTCTGAGAGTGTCAAGAATCACATTACAGAGGCATCTACAGATCCTTACTACAACAATCTCAATACAGATGGCATAAGAGCAGGAAAAATGTCAGATGATGGAAAAGATGCTGCACCTAAGACTACTGCACTAAAATCTTCTCTGAAGCCATCAGGTGCAAAGAAAGCAACTCGTTCAATTACTTGGGCTGACAAGAAAACTGATCCTAACAGCAGAAACAGTCTCACTGAGTTTAGGGAATCCGGAGATCCAGAAAATGTTTCCGAAAAAATTGGCTCAAAAGATATAGAAGAGGATGATGATTACCGATTTGCATCTGCAGAAGCTTGTGCAACAGCATTGAACCAAGCAGCACAGGCTGTTGCATCGGGATCTGATGTCTCTTGTGCAG TGTCTGAAGCTGGGATTATTATATTGCCACCTCCACAAGAAATGGATGAAGTGGATTGCCAAGAGAATGGTCAGGTGCTTGGTGCAGAATCAAATTCTCAAAATTGGCCAACAAAGCCAGGGTTGCCAAATTATAATCTGTTTGATTCTGAGGATTCTTGGTATGACAGTCCACCAGAGGAGTTTAATTTATCT TTGTCACCCTTCTCAACAATGTTTATGGCACTATTTGCTTGGATCTCATCATCATCCTTGGCCTTTATATATGGGCGTGATGAAAGTGCTCATGGAgaatattcatttattaatgGAAGGGAATATCCAAGACAGATTGTACTAACAGATGGTCGCTCGGCTGAGATTAAACAAACTCTTGCTGGTTGTCTAGCTCGGGCCTTGCCGGGATTGGTTGCTGATCTTAGGCTGCCAGTACCAATATCAACTTTGGAAAAGGGAATG GCTAGTTTGATTGACACAATGTCTTTTGTGGACCCGCTCCCCTCATTCAGAATGAAGCAGTGGCAGTTGattgttcttctttttcttgACGCACTCTCTATATGTAGGATTCCTTTGCTTACCTCATATATGACAGGAAGGAGAATTCTACTTCCAAAG GTTCTAGATGGCGCACAAATAAGTGCTGAAGAGTACGAGATTATGAAGGATCTCATAATTCCGTTAGGCCGAGTACCTCAGTTCACGATGCAAAGTGGAGCATAA
- the LOC116022598 gene encoding 40S ribosomal protein S2-3-like, with translation MAERGGFGRGFGGRGRGGDRGGRGRGGRRGRRDTEEEKWVPVTKLGRLVKEGKIRSLEQIYLHSLPIKEYQIIDTLVGPSLKDEVMKIMPVQKQTRAGQRTRFKAFVVVGDGNGHVGLGVKCSKEVATAIRGAIILAKLSVIPVRRGYWGNKIGKPHTVPCKVTGKCGSVTVRMVPAPRGAGIVAARVPKKVLQFAGIEDVFTSSRCSTKTLGNFVKATFDCLMKTYGFLTPDFWTETRFTKSPFEEYVDILSKPATKAIVYTEEPTERVEA, from the exons ATGGCTGAGCGAGGGGGCTTTGGCCGTGGTTTTGGAGGACGCGGGCGTGGCGGGGACCGCGGAGGTCGCGGAAGGGGTGGCCGCCGCGGCCGCCGTGATACGGAAGAGGAGAAATGGGTTCCGGTGACCAAGCTCGGCCGTCTTGTGAAGGAAGGAAAGATTCGCTCCCTCGAACAAATCTACCTTCACTCACTTCCCATAAAGGAGTACCAGATCATCGACACTCTGGTCGGCCCGTCTCTCAAGGATGAGGTGATGAAGATCATGCCGGTCCAGAAACAGACCCGGGCCGGCCAGAGAACCCGGTTCAAGGCCTTCGTGGTCGTCGGCGACGGAAACGGGCACGTAGGTCTAGGCGTGAAGTGTTCCAAGGAAGTCGCGACCGCGATTCGCGGCGCAATTATCCTGGCCAAGCTGTCCGTGATTCCGGTGAGGAGAGGATATTGGGGGAACAAGATTGGGAAGCCCCACACGGTGCCCTGTAAGGTCACCGGAAAATGTGGCTCTGTCACTGTGCGCATGGTCCCAGCTCCTCGTGGCGCGGGAATCGTCGCCGCTAGGGTTCCTAAGAAGGTGCTTCAGTTTGCTGGTATTGAGGACGTCTTTACTTCCTCTCGCTGCTCAACCAAGACGCTCGGCAACTTTGTCAAG GCAACTTTTGACTGTCTTATGAAAACCTATGGCTTTCTAACACCCGATTTTTGGACGGAGACTCGCTTTACGAAATCTCCTTTTGAAGAGTATGTTGATATATTGTCAAAGCCTGCAACAAAGGCTATCGTGTACACTGAAGAGCCCACTGAGCGGGTGGAGGCTTGA